In Bartonella machadoae, a single genomic region encodes these proteins:
- a CDS encoding penicillin-binding protein 1A: MMIFFRYLLRFVMTIGVVGATGQRVIAEEPTSALPDYEVLSLYEPAVMTRVHASDGRLMAEFATKRRLYLPIQSIPELLKNAFISAEDKNFYHHFGLDPEGLSRALINNIRNIGSGKRPEGASTITQQVAKNFLLSSDATLERKFKEAILAMRIEKTYSKDHILELYLNEIYLGRSTYGVAAASLTYFNKSVNDLTLEQCAYLAALPKGPANYDPFKNTQRAINRRNWVIDRMVANGYVTREQGEKAKEKPLGATMRGSDSYVFAADYFTEEVRRRLMHRYGAKTLYEGGLSIRTTLDPRLQLIARRALHNGLIKFDHSKGWRGAYKHIDKSNDWGTELANITGLSDVPEWRLAVVLSTNANKVKIGLQPQRENSGLLSTKREIAFLSETDSKWALNVVKENGTRKTVRDLSHVLEVGDVVFVEKASNTENIYRLQQIPKIEGAIVAMEPHTGRVLAMVGGFSFAASEFNRATQAYRQPGSAFKPIVYAAALDNGYTPASVVLDGPIEIRQYNGEIWQPKNYGGTFAGPSTLRYGIERSRNLMTIRLAYDMGMPLVAEYAERFGIVDKLQPYLPMALGAAETTVLRMVTAYSVIANGGRSIHPSLIDRIQDRYGKTIYRHDDRICENCNAEFWDNQSEPTLIDERDQVLDPMTAYQITSMMEGVVQRGTAARLQYLHRHIAAKTGTTNDSKDVWFMGFTPDIVVGIFIGYDQPAPLGYNGTGSALAAPVFGEFMETALKGKPDVPFKMPEGMILMPINRKTGMLAEAGDRDVIIEAFKPGTGPADIYQVIGGTNSFQEGISATTTSPQVNKALESGTGGLY; the protein is encoded by the coding sequence ATGATGATTTTTTTTAGATATCTTCTTCGCTTTGTTATGACTATTGGAGTCGTTGGAGCAACAGGACAAAGGGTAATAGCAGAAGAGCCAACAAGTGCATTGCCTGATTATGAAGTTCTTTCGCTTTATGAACCTGCTGTGATGACTCGTGTTCATGCTTCTGATGGTAGACTTATGGCGGAATTTGCGACAAAACGTCGCCTTTATTTACCCATTCAGTCAATACCAGAGCTCTTAAAAAATGCTTTTATTTCAGCTGAAGATAAAAACTTCTATCATCATTTTGGTTTAGATCCGGAAGGACTTTCTAGAGCCTTAATCAATAATATCCGTAATATTGGTTCTGGAAAACGTCCAGAGGGAGCGTCAACTATTACACAACAAGTCGCTAAAAATTTCCTTTTAAGTTCAGATGCAACGTTAGAGCGTAAATTTAAGGAAGCTATTTTAGCTATGCGTATTGAGAAAACTTATTCGAAAGATCATATTCTTGAGCTTTATCTCAACGAAATTTATCTTGGTCGTAGTACTTATGGTGTTGCGGCAGCATCTTTAACTTATTTTAATAAATCCGTTAACGATCTTACTTTAGAGCAATGTGCTTATTTAGCAGCTCTTCCGAAAGGGCCAGCAAATTATGATCCTTTCAAAAATACTCAACGCGCTATTAATCGACGCAATTGGGTTATCGACCGGATGGTCGCAAATGGATATGTAACACGTGAACAAGGTGAAAAAGCAAAGGAAAAACCTTTAGGGGCGACAATGCGTGGTAGCGATAGTTACGTATTTGCTGCTGATTATTTTACAGAAGAAGTGCGTCGTCGTTTAATGCATCGCTATGGTGCAAAAACACTTTACGAAGGAGGGCTTTCAATTCGGACAACCCTTGATCCACGTTTGCAGCTTATTGCTCGGCGTGCTTTGCACAATGGATTAATTAAATTTGACCATTCAAAAGGATGGCGCGGAGCTTATAAACATATTGATAAGAGCAATGATTGGGGTACCGAACTTGCAAATATTACAGGATTGAGTGACGTTCCTGAATGGCGTTTAGCTGTCGTCCTTTCTACGAATGCCAATAAAGTAAAGATTGGTTTGCAGCCACAGCGTGAAAATTCAGGTCTATTATCAACAAAGCGTGAAATCGCATTTTTATCTGAAACTGATTCAAAATGGGCATTAAATGTTGTTAAAGAAAATGGCACGCGAAAAACTGTTCGGGATTTATCCCATGTCCTAGAAGTTGGAGATGTTGTTTTTGTTGAAAAAGCATCGAATACAGAAAATATTTACCGGTTACAACAAATTCCAAAGATTGAAGGTGCAATTGTTGCAATGGAGCCTCATACAGGGCGTGTTCTAGCTATGGTTGGAGGGTTTTCTTTTGCAGCTTCTGAATTTAATCGTGCAACACAAGCCTATCGTCAACCCGGTTCTGCTTTCAAACCTATTGTCTATGCAGCAGCACTTGATAATGGATATACACCCGCATCGGTTGTTTTAGATGGTCCCATTGAAATTCGCCAATATAATGGTGAGATTTGGCAACCTAAAAACTATGGTGGTACATTCGCAGGACCTTCAACGCTGCGTTATGGTATCGAACGCTCCCGTAATCTTATGACGATACGGCTTGCCTACGATATGGGAATGCCCCTTGTCGCTGAATATGCAGAGCGTTTTGGTATTGTAGATAAGTTGCAACCTTATCTTCCTATGGCTTTAGGAGCTGCTGAAACAACAGTGTTACGAATGGTTACAGCTTATTCAGTTATTGCCAATGGAGGACGCTCTATTCATCCCTCTCTGATAGATAGAATTCAAGACCGTTATGGAAAAACGATTTATCGCCATGATGATCGTATTTGCGAAAATTGTAATGCTGAGTTTTGGGATAATCAAAGCGAACCTACATTGATTGATGAGAGAGATCAGGTGCTTGATCCTATGACAGCTTATCAAATTACATCAATGATGGAAGGGGTTGTTCAGCGTGGTACAGCTGCACGCTTGCAATATCTTCATCGACATATTGCTGCAAAAACAGGAACAACAAATGATTCTAAAGATGTATGGTTTATGGGTTTTACCCCTGATATTGTTGTTGGTATTTTCATCGGTTACGATCAACCAGCACCGTTAGGGTATAATGGCACGGGAAGTGCATTGGCTGCGCCTGTTTTTGGTGAATTTATGGAAACAGCCCTGAAAGGCAAACCAGATGTGCCATTTAAAATGCCCGAAGGAATGATTTTAATGCCAATTAATCGTAAAACAGGGATGCTTGCTGAGGCGGGAGACCGTGATGTTATTATAGAAGCATTTAAACCAGGAACTGGACCTGCTGATATCTATCAGGTGATTGGTGGTACAAACTCTTTTCAAGAAGGAATTTCTGCAACAACCACTTCTCCACAAGTCAACAAAGCTCTTGAAAGTGGTACAGGTGGTTTATATTAA
- a CDS encoding Rne/Rng family ribonuclease, whose amino-acid sequence MSNKMLIDASHPEETRVVVIHGNEIEELDFETEHKKQLKGNIYLARITRVEPSLQAAFVEYGGNRHGFLTFSEIHPDYYQIPIADRLALLEEEKAAVGENYADSLPEETNKNKKRSRKTKKEKRSSTIAADVENDITSESIIPDDTEEAFDTEVSHNDIEMVGAEDVREELPTYQQKQGRQYKIQEVIKRRQILLVQVIKEERGNKGAALTTYLSLAGRYSVLMPNTARGGGISRKITNIQDRKRLKEIVKELAVPKGMGVILRTAGANRTKAEIKRDYEYLTRLWDTVRTLTLKSTAPCLVHEESSLIKRSIRDLYNKNISEILVSGDQGYREAKDFMRMLMPSHAKVVQPYRDPIPIFARNNIEIQLDKMLHPQVSLKSGGYLVINQTEALVAIDVNSGRSTKELSVEKTALQTNLEAAEEIARQLRLRDLAGLIVIDFIDMLEERNVRIVEKKLKDCLKSDRARIQVGHISHFGLLEMSRQRIRVSVLESTTQPCPHCAGTGHVRSEASIALHVMRSIEEYLLHNPKHNIIVRTPVTTALYVLNQKRNLLVNLEDRFKLNISIEADDSIGIQHLIISKGAVAEAVSQPPLTFDNNNEEDIKDIVLTDDASTEDKMPVERKQKQRRKNLQSEINSDSPPDIHKKDDTLNDDSRRRIRRRGRRGGRRNQDNGSYHNRIPYAEPVGDFAKQALKEIKTAHRKRHVPAAKSVQFEEVKNDIEHSNIQQDEAVKIDTDTVVKPKKRKTRSSKAAQNQQTFENDQNIETQEPLEEKSTASSIHKAKTKRAVKATHDMVEKTPTDAKKSTRRAYKKSLSKKSKLEKETSVQKTVSKESEEQAPSKIEAKTDSPVVISSTPDDVSQTRRIGWWKRKTLS is encoded by the coding sequence ATGTCAAACAAAATGCTTATAGATGCCTCCCATCCGGAGGAAACACGTGTTGTTGTTATTCACGGTAACGAAATTGAAGAACTTGATTTTGAAACAGAACATAAAAAGCAGCTTAAAGGAAATATTTATCTAGCACGTATTACGCGTGTAGAGCCGTCTCTCCAAGCAGCTTTTGTTGAATATGGTGGCAACCGCCATGGTTTTTTAACATTTTCTGAAATTCATCCCGATTATTATCAAATCCCTATTGCTGATCGCCTTGCTCTTCTTGAAGAAGAAAAAGCTGCTGTAGGAGAAAATTATGCAGATAGTCTTCCTGAAGAAACAAATAAAAATAAAAAACGTTCTAGAAAAACAAAAAAAGAGAAGCGTAGCAGTACCATAGCAGCAGACGTTGAAAATGACATAACATCTGAATCAATAATACCCGATGATACAGAAGAAGCATTTGATACAGAGGTTTCTCATAATGATATCGAAATGGTTGGTGCAGAGGATGTGCGCGAAGAACTTCCTACCTATCAACAAAAACAAGGACGTCAATATAAAATTCAAGAGGTAATAAAACGACGTCAAATTTTGTTGGTACAAGTTATTAAAGAAGAACGTGGTAATAAAGGTGCTGCACTCACAACATATTTATCCTTAGCGGGTCGTTATTCTGTTTTAATGCCCAATACAGCTCGTGGTGGTGGTATTTCACGCAAAATTACAAATATACAAGATCGCAAGCGTCTTAAAGAAATTGTCAAAGAACTAGCCGTTCCTAAGGGTATGGGCGTTATTCTACGAACCGCTGGAGCAAATAGAACAAAAGCAGAGATTAAACGCGATTATGAATATCTTACGCGGCTATGGGATACTGTGCGCACTTTGACACTCAAATCTACAGCACCATGCCTTGTCCATGAAGAAAGCAGTCTGATTAAGCGCTCTATTCGCGATCTTTACAATAAGAATATCAGTGAAATTCTTGTTTCTGGTGATCAAGGATATCGTGAAGCAAAAGACTTCATGCGTATGCTCATGCCAAGTCATGCAAAAGTTGTGCAGCCTTATCGCGATCCTATCCCTATTTTTGCACGCAATAATATCGAAATTCAACTTGATAAAATGTTGCACCCGCAAGTTTCTTTAAAATCTGGTGGCTATCTTGTTATTAATCAAACAGAAGCACTTGTTGCGATTGATGTTAACTCTGGCCGCTCCACCAAAGAGCTTTCTGTTGAAAAAACAGCATTACAAACCAATCTTGAAGCCGCCGAAGAAATAGCGCGTCAATTACGCTTACGTGACCTTGCGGGCTTGATTGTGATTGATTTTATTGACATGCTTGAAGAGCGTAATGTGAGAATTGTCGAAAAAAAGTTGAAAGATTGCTTAAAAAGCGATCGTGCCCGTATTCAAGTCGGTCATATTTCACACTTCGGCCTTTTGGAAATGAGTCGTCAGCGTATTCGCGTATCAGTTTTAGAAAGTACAACACAACCTTGTCCGCATTGCGCTGGAACAGGACACGTTCGTTCTGAAGCCTCAATTGCATTACATGTTATGCGTTCAATTGAAGAATATCTTCTTCATAATCCAAAACATAACATTATTGTTCGCACGCCTGTCACAACAGCACTTTATGTATTAAATCAAAAGCGTAATCTTCTTGTTAATCTAGAGGATCGCTTTAAACTTAATATTAGTATTGAAGCAGATGATAGCATTGGAATACAACATCTCATTATTTCCAAAGGCGCGGTAGCAGAGGCAGTTTCTCAGCCTCCATTAACTTTTGACAATAACAATGAAGAAGACATTAAGGATATAGTCTTAACAGATGATGCGTCTACAGAAGATAAAATGCCCGTTGAAAGAAAACAAAAACAGCGGCGTAAAAATCTTCAAAGTGAGATTAATAGTGATTCTCCTCCCGATATACATAAAAAAGACGATACACTAAATGATGATTCTCGTCGTCGTATCCGTCGTCGGGGGCGCCGTGGTGGTCGCCGCAATCAAGATAATGGCTCTTATCACAATCGTATTCCTTACGCAGAACCAGTAGGCGATTTTGCCAAACAAGCTTTGAAAGAAATTAAAACAGCGCATCGTAAACGTCATGTTCCTGCTGCGAAATCTGTACAATTTGAAGAAGTAAAAAATGATATAGAGCACTCAAATATACAACAAGATGAAGCTGTAAAAATTGATACGGATACGGTTGTTAAACCTAAAAAGCGAAAAACACGTTCTTCAAAAGCTGCGCAAAATCAGCAAACCTTTGAGAACGATCAAAATATAGAAACACAGGAGCCTTTAGAAGAAAAATCCACAGCGAGCTCGATACATAAAGCTAAAACAAAAAGAGCAGTTAAAGCTACTCATGATATGGTTGAGAAAACACCTACAGATGCTAAAAAGTCTACACGGAGAGCATATAAAAAGTCACTCTCTAAAAAATCAAAATTAGAAAAAGAAACATCCGTGCAAAAAACTGTAAGTAAAGAATCTGAGGAACAAGCTCCCTCCAAAATTGAAGCGAAAACGGATTCCCCAGTTGTTATATCATCAACACCTGATGATGTTTCTCAAACTCGACGTATTGGTTGGTGGAAGCGTAAAACTCTTTCTTAA
- the prfB gene encoding peptide chain release factor 2 (programmed frameshift) — MRAEIEALVDEIQKAIKLLRGHLDWDQSLKRLEYLNQKAEDPTLWENAQQAQDMMRERQRLDDSINAILSFTKILEECIELIEMGEEESDMEIITDAENSIRNLKNAIDKRQIDVLLSGEADQNDTYLEIHAGAGGTESQDWASMLLRMYTRWAEQHKMKVDILEIHDGEEAGIKSATLLVKGHNAYGMLKTESGVHRLVRISPFDSNAKRHTSFASIWVYPVIDDNIEVDVSEADVRIDTYRASGAGGQHVNTTDSAVRITHIKTGIVVQCQTERSQHKNRATAWSMLRARLYEEELKKREEETNALESSKTEIGWGHQIRSYVLQPYQLVKDLRTGVENTDPQSVLNGNLDAFIEAALAQRIYGKVQEIEDID; from the exons ATGCGAGCTGAAATAGAAGCATTGGTTGATGAAATCCAAAAGGCAATTAAGTTGCTAAGGGGGCATCTT GACTGGGATCAGTCACTAAAACGTCTCGAATATCTCAATCAAAAAGCAGAAGATCCAACACTTTGGGAAAATGCACAACAAGCGCAAGATATGATGCGTGAGCGTCAGCGTCTTGATGATTCCATCAATGCTATTTTGTCATTTACAAAAATACTCGAAGAGTGCATAGAATTAATTGAGATGGGCGAAGAGGAAAGTGATATGGAAATTATCACTGATGCAGAAAACTCGATACGTAATCTTAAAAATGCGATAGATAAGAGACAAATTGATGTACTTCTTTCAGGAGAAGCAGATCAGAATGACACTTATCTGGAAATTCATGCCGGTGCAGGTGGTACGGAAAGCCAAGATTGGGCATCTATGCTATTACGCATGTATACACGCTGGGCTGAACAACATAAAATGAAAGTTGATATATTGGAAATTCATGATGGAGAAGAGGCAGGAATAAAATCAGCGACGCTTCTCGTAAAAGGTCATAATGCTTACGGTATGTTGAAAACAGAATCAGGCGTTCATCGTTTGGTACGCATTTCACCATTTGATTCAAATGCAAAGCGTCATACTTCTTTCGCTAGCATTTGGGTTTACCCAGTTATTGATGATAATATTGAAGTTGATGTCTCAGAGGCAGATGTTCGTATTGACACATATCGTGCTTCAGGAGCGGGAGGACAGCACGTCAATACGACAGATTCTGCAGTTCGCATTACCCATATTAAAACAGGTATTGTTGTTCAATGTCAAACCGAGCGTTCTCAGCACAAAAATCGAGCAACTGCGTGGTCTATGTTGCGTGCAAGACTCTATGAAGAAGAGCTCAAAAAAAGAGAAGAAGAAACAAATGCTCTTGAATCTTCTAAGACAGAAATCGGATGGGGGCATCAGATTAGATCTTATGTTCTTCAACCCTATCAACTTGTCAAAGATTTACGCACAGGTGTTGAAAACACGGATCCGCAATCCGTACTTAACGGAAATCTGGATGCATTTATAGAGGCAGCACTTGCACAACGCATTTATGGAAAAGTCCAAGAAATTGAAGATATTGATTAA
- a CDS encoding invasion associated locus B family protein yields MSHKNIYSVVSVLAGAAALFLTIHTSADAQTLSQGWYKVCSKQHDVDVCNTMNTVVSNTGQPLTAFNLVEIKGKQNEQRIGIQVPTGRFLPEGIHIQIGDNFSKKIPYVICNGPSCIANDVLDDKLIAAMKSGSKMIVTTINFRGAANPIEFSLNGFTAAYTGPGMEEKDFQQEQIKLQQAIQSNQKEIEERMRAEQEKAKQK; encoded by the coding sequence ATGTCGCATAAAAATATCTATTCTGTTGTTTCAGTATTGGCCGGAGCTGCAGCCCTTTTTCTTACAATCCATACTTCTGCAGATGCACAAACTTTATCTCAAGGTTGGTATAAAGTTTGCAGTAAACAGCATGATGTTGATGTTTGTAATACAATGAACACTGTTGTATCAAACACCGGACAGCCTTTGACGGCTTTTAATCTTGTGGAAATAAAAGGAAAACAAAATGAACAACGCATAGGCATTCAAGTTCCTACAGGGCGTTTTTTGCCAGAAGGTATCCATATTCAAATAGGAGATAATTTTTCCAAAAAAATTCCTTATGTTATTTGTAATGGACCAAGCTGTATTGCCAATGATGTTTTAGATGATAAGCTTATTGCTGCTATGAAAAGTGGTTCAAAAATGATTGTAACCACAATTAATTTTCGTGGTGCTGCTAATCCTATTGAATTTTCTCTCAATGGATTTACGGCAGCATATACAGGTCCTGGTATGGAAGAAAAAGATTTCCAACAAGAACAAATAAAGTTGCAACAAGCCATTCAATCAAATCAGAAAGAAATTGAAGAGCGTATGCGGGCTGAGCAAGAAAAAGCTAAACAAAAATAA
- a CDS encoding N-acetylmuramoyl-L-alanine amidase, translating into MIRRGSIKNLSWDIICYIPIFLLFFLIFQTNIQAADALKLINLRTIGDSMRTRVVALFDAEPNVRLQILDNPARLIINLPIIDFSAQKMPFKKQNTVSGMLSDVRYGFSDTQTSRIILTSKTLFVVEKTVVQKLDNGLWQLLIDIRKSTREKFDNILKKQEKADYKTNDHLSFSRNFRVVLDPGHGGIDGGARGITGILEKNITLAFARALRDELKKDSHITVTLTRDSDVFLRLSERVKKAQEFDADLFISIHADTINMRSLRGATVYTISNKASDAIAKSLAESENKVDLLDGLPAEESLEITDILMDLTRRETLAFSVNFADRVVLNLSKSNINLINNPHRYADFQVLKAPDIPSVLIEIGYLSNKEDEKLLNDPQWRKQMAASITYSIRQFAEYRQKMMQPL; encoded by the coding sequence ATGATAAGAAGAGGTTCTATCAAAAACTTAAGTTGGGATATTATTTGCTATATTCCAATTTTTTTATTATTTTTTTTAATATTCCAAACAAATATTCAAGCTGCCGATGCTCTAAAACTTATCAATCTGCGAACCATTGGTGATAGTATGCGCACCCGTGTTGTTGCGCTTTTTGATGCTGAACCAAATGTTCGTTTGCAGATTTTGGATAACCCTGCGCGTTTGATTATCAATTTACCTATCATTGATTTTTCAGCACAAAAGATGCCTTTTAAAAAACAAAATACAGTATCAGGTATGCTATCAGATGTGCGTTATGGTTTCTCTGATACACAAACTTCACGCATTATTTTAACAAGCAAAACGCTTTTTGTTGTTGAAAAAACTGTCGTACAAAAATTGGATAATGGTCTATGGCAACTGCTTATCGACATTAGAAAAAGTACACGAGAGAAGTTTGATAATATATTAAAAAAACAAGAAAAAGCTGATTATAAGACAAATGATCACTTAAGTTTTTCACGTAATTTTCGCGTTGTTCTTGATCCTGGTCATGGTGGGATTGATGGTGGTGCACGAGGTATTACTGGAATTTTAGAAAAAAACATAACACTCGCTTTTGCACGCGCATTACGAGATGAATTAAAAAAAGATTCCCATATCACCGTTACGTTAACACGCGATTCTGATGTCTTTTTAAGATTGAGTGAAAGAGTTAAGAAAGCACAGGAATTTGATGCAGATCTTTTTATATCTATTCATGCGGACACTATTAATATGCGTTCTCTTCGCGGCGCTACAGTTTATACCATATCAAATAAGGCATCTGATGCAATTGCAAAATCCTTAGCTGAAAGTGAAAATAAAGTTGATTTGCTTGATGGATTACCGGCAGAAGAATCGCTTGAAATTACGGATATTTTAATGGACCTTACGCGACGTGAAACCCTCGCATTTTCAGTTAATTTTGCTGATCGGGTTGTTTTAAATTTATCAAAGAGTAATATCAATTTGATAAATAACCCTCATCGATATGCTGACTTTCAAGTTTTAAAGGCTCCAGATATACCCTCTGTCTTGATAGAGATAGGTTATTTATCAAATAAAGAAGATGAGAAATTATTAAACGATCCTCAATGGAGAAAACAAATGGCAGCTTCTATTACGTATTCTATTCGTCAATTCGCAGAATATAGGCAGAAAATGATGCAACCTCTTTAA